The Salarias fasciatus chromosome 11, fSalaFa1.1, whole genome shotgun sequence genomic interval CAACTGCAGCCTGTCTTTGTCACCCAGATATGGGCCGCGTCTGTGATAGGGAGAGAAGGAAGGCTTTTCGGATGTCAGGAAAGAATCTATTTCACTTTGTCACACAAACTACGCTCAAACACGCATGCACTCCCCGACGCAGAATCAGACCTTATCTTCCTGTCAAACCCAGGCTTTTTTGGGGCTGACGCTGATATATGagctttggggggggggggagaaagaaaCGTGGCCGGGACGTTGACGGCTGACGTGAGCGCAGCGTTGCGCTCAGGTTGATGTACGAGCGCTGGGGTTAAGGGACAGCGCCACGCTGACACCGGGAGAAGGAGCTGCGGCCCTGGGGCCCTGAGTCCACGCCGAAGAGCAAGCTCCACATTCTCCGCATGCAGCAGCCCTGCagtcaccaacacacacactcacaaacacacacacacacacacgctttgtGTTATTAATAACTCGATAACTCTCAGACAAAGGTTTGTTTGACACGGGGTGAACATTCAAGCGGAAAGCATCCCAAAGACAACAAACCAGGCGGTGATGTGAAGTGTTGTGTTGTCTCTGCTGTGATGTATGGGACACTGAGGGCCGAGCAAAGCGTACGTACGCAGTGTGTCTAAAAATATTACACAATACCTGTATGTGTGTCCACTTGGAGAACACattatgcaattaaaaaaaaaaaaaataaaacaggacaACCAAAACCCTGCTCatcatgtgtgtgtctgactgtacATTTCAGTTCTCAtgatctgtcctgtgtgtgtgtgtgtgtgtgtctgtccagtcTTCGCAGGGAGGGCTACACGATGCAGGTGAACGTCAACGACTACCTGGACATCTACTGCCCCCACTACAACGACACCCAGCGCGTGGTGGGCACCGGCGAGCAGTACGTCCTCTACATGGTCAGCTACCGCGGCTACAGGAACTGCGACCCCCAGCTGGGGTTCAAGCGGTGGGAGTGCAACCGGCCGCACGCCCCGCACGCGCCCATCAAGTTCTCGGAGAAGTTCCAGCGCTACAGCGCCTTCTCGCTGGGCTACGAGTTCCACGTAGGCCAGGAGTACTACTACATCTGTAAGTGGAAATGCTTGAccatggggggggggcttgGGTTCGAACCCTGGTCTGTTGGTGGCGACCGCTCAGAAAAGAGGTCAGATGAACAGACCGTTTCTCTCATATTGCACTGTTTGTACACAAAGCATGAAGCGGGGCGTCATTTCCTCACTGCCTCTCCAGTTGGAGATCAAACAGTTCTTCGACAAACACTCCTTGTAAAATTAAGAgagctattttttttattgctgcgTCGATTTGATGAATACTCAGCTCTGATTAGCCGAAGTCTATCCTCAAGTAATTCGGGGATAACAAACGGCTGCTTAATCATATTACCCCGCAGTCAAGCAGCCTCATCCATTTTGTTGATTGCTAATCAAATTAACTGGCAACACCTTGTGCCAGTGTGGCGCGGCGTAATTGATGAACTTTTAGTTTGTCGTAAAACAgttcaaacacaaatattcCCGAGCACAAACCGTATAATGAGTGCGGTGCTCGTTTAACCTACATTACTAGAAGGGAGACGTCTCTCGAAAGTTTCTCTCCGCAGCTCCGAAATGTGGAAAAAGCAGCACTGTGCTGTCACTACAAAGAGACGTTGCCTTGTTTGTTTGGTTCTCGGCAGGCTGGCGCTCACAAAACCTCAAAAACACCTTTCAATTTTCGAATCAAAGAGATTGGAGCTGGAAGCATGTCTGAATGTGGGGAGCTTGTTCGGCTCTTTTATTCAAATTGATCGGACCGTCAGGAGAAAGTTTGACCCGCGtgattgtttgtttctttaaagaaTCCCGGACCGCTTTAACAGGAGGCGTTCGAACGAGGCGCTGCAGGAAAGCACAGGTGTCACTAATAACAGCAACGATGGCCCGGGACTATTTAAGCGTCCCAGTAAGCCTCGGCGGCATGCCAGCGATCCGGAACACGCTTCACCGGCAAAACCTTTCCAAATGTTGCCTCATGAAAAGTCATGTGTGGgaactttaaaaaaactgaacaccaaaaaaaaaaaaaaagatttcagatGTTAAAGCAGGTCAGGTCTTTGTGAAATAATACAGCCGGTCCGTGTCTGagcacattttctgaaatgatcCAATCTGCATTGTGATCTGCATTAGTCTTTCCATTGAGTAGATTTTACAAATTTTCTTGAATTTATCCTCTTTCACTAGTTGCAGCTGCTGCGTTTGGGACTTTTCGTTGGCCTGTGTGGTCCTTCAGAGTCAAACCATATAAAGATCAGGTGTTCCTGACTCATGATTCAGACAGTCTGTAAAATCtctttttttagatttattaaAGCAGGTTGTTACTTGTGCTTGTCTCTTCTTTTGTTTGGGCGGTTAAAGTAATTCAGGCGGAAACACGAACATGAGAAAGTCAGAAAATGAGCGTCTGTCACGGTTTCTTCTCAGTCTGTTGTTTTCCGTGAGGTTTGGTGAGAAATGAGTTGAAAGACAGTCAAACGTCCGCCAAAACAAGCCTTTACCAGCCTGATGATGTACTTTGACCTCTCTAACAAATGAAGCAGAAGAAATAAAGTCTGTATTCAGGCTGGATTTGCTGAATATCGCTTTATACAATTATATTAAATACATGTGCTGTTCAAAAAAATATCTGACAAGTCTTTATATCCAGTCCACCACTGTCGTATCTTTTACAGTCACGGTGTTGCTCTGAGTCTTACTCTATGCCTCCCTTGGAGGTGGTTACGTTTTGATCTTGAGTGTGAGGGACCCATGTTCGAATCCCCCCGGCAGAGAGAAGAGCGTCCTGTGTAAAACTGACCACACTGATGGAAAATTACATCGACTTCtgtcacagagaaaacagacgTATGACTAAAGCCGTGAATTAAAAAGTGGGTCGCTGTctcatttcctgtgttttggAGGCTTTTGTCTGTTGAGAAAGTCGCTAAAAATCGATGCAGCGTATTGTGTTCACAGTCTTTAGCAGTGGGATGATTACATGATGCAAAATATTAGATATGGACAAAAACACGTGTTTTGTTCATGTGAAAGATTGAAGCCGTGGATCTAAATTTTGAAAGTACATCTCAGTAAAGATCAAActtgtttcatattttttccacagaaacacatttgagtCTTTTAACTATGGCTGAATCGAATGAAGTGAAGACATTTGGGTTTAATTAAAATGCAgataaaatattatatttccCACCCTACATCACCATTTGCCGGTCAATTTGCCGTCCGTAAttacacttgtttttttgttttgttttttggaggcATTCTGTAATATTCTACCATTGAAAGATCAAACTGGAGCCATTTTTATTTTAGAGCATGTGAAAAGTtgaaggtctttttttttttttttttggtgtacaTTGAGTCTTCTTGATATTAAGCAGTGAGTCTTGAAGCCAAACCAGTGAAGAACCACTGGACTACAGCATATTTTATAATATCAGTTTACCCCGATTTTCACTTGATACacttaaaatgtgtattttaacgagttttttttttttttttttttttttcatcatgtgaATCCACGGACCATGTTGACGACGTGTTGTGCTCTCTGTGTTGTGCAGCCACGCCCACTCACCACCACGGACGCAGCTGTCTGAGACTACGGGTGTACGTCTGCTGCTCCACGGGTAAGCCTGTGTTTCATCTGACCCGGCGATGCCGAGCTCCACTCTTGTTTGCAGACTTTACCTGCAGCTTACTGGCCACTCTGCCCATCTGGAAAGCACTGGGCTCTcccacacactaacacacacacacacacacacacacacacacacacacacacacacacacacacacacacacactgcaaacagaTGCATGCACAATCTAAAGATGTTCTAAAACAGGCAGAACTATTAATACACTTGCTGAGTTTCCCCTGCAGCGTTTTCACTCGCGGTGAAGAGCTCCCCCTgcacctctttctctcttctccttccctctctcccttctcctccgtctctagcagtaaaaaaaaaaaaaaaaaaagcgcagcTAGCTTTGAAggtcctctccttcctctccctcctctccctcccccctcgccCCCTGTCAGAACCCATTTATTGCCATGTGCGGTCAGTGGGTTGCTATGTATATGTAGTGTTATCCTCTCTCACTCTTCTGCCACCCTTCAATCTCTcagtgcatacacacacacacacacacacacacacacacacacacacacacacacacacacacactcgcagacaCTTTGATCCCTGGCCTGTCCGGTCCTTTTAACTTCCACAGCCCTGTAGTATTaacctctcctcccctctctcgcCCCCTCAGCTCCGTCGCTCTCCTCTCATTCCTTTTCACACACTGGCTCTCTTCATTTTGATCTGCCTCCCATCGCATTCACTCTTTCTCTtccccttcctctccctctcgctctcatTCAGTGCCGCTGGTGTTGTTGTGGCTTGTCAATCTGTCTGCTccaggctctttttttttttttttttttttaacccctaCACTCTGCCCTCCACTCTCTCTTTTATGTTCCTCTCGAGATGTCAAGTTGAATATAATTGATGTCCGTTAGGTGGGAGCACTGGTTTAGCTATCGCTCCCTCCATCCCAATTTGTTGGGTTGgctaactctctctctctctctctttctctctctttctctctctctctctctctctctctcagcctcgGACGTGGATGATGAGCCAGAACCGACAGAACCAGACTACACACTTAGACCAGGCTTAAAAATTGATGATATTGGTGAGTCACTCACACACCtaagcatcacacacacacaaagctgagTCACTGGGAAACACATCTGTCTGGATTCAAAGTCACAGACTCATGGAAAACGTGAGTGACGCTATATTCGAGTTTCTGTAgtcatgctattttttttttttacattaaacatatgggaaaaaaaatgtttatgtcTGCAGTTTTGAAACGGTAAGACTGCAGAtgtccaactttttttttgcccaaTTCTGACCaaaattcagtgttttgtttttgtttttttttaaagcagccaCAGTCGGAACCATCATGTTGCACTACATCCAGCTATTGTGTCGACGGAGTAAGACAGACGTCACAGGACACTGCTGGAGGCCAGACAGCAAAATATTAAACAACTGACAAAACCCACCATCCACACACCAGAGGTCACGACCTCTGCTCATCAAAAGGCCATTGTTAAAAGTTTGAgctctttttttcatcttttttttttttttttttttttttttgccatctggTTGGTGACTCTAATAGCATTTATAACATTCTCCTATAAGATTGTTTTTGATTcataaacatgcagaaataGCAAAACTGATCCTTCATGTTGTTGCTTCCCGCCCCTGCCGCATTAAATATCTCATCACACAGGCGGGTCAAATGTAGAGCAAATGTCCCCAAAGTACCAGGGGATCCAGTGGACTTAATGATCGACGCTTTGCGTTCGTCTAAATGTGGCTTATTACAGCTGGACGCCGACGGGGCCGCAGATCAGCACTGTGAGGATTTGGAAACGGAACAGTCGTTCTCTTCTGGGCTTGTTGACAGTTCAAAAAAATAATGGAGTAAGACCGGCCTCATCCTTTCCGTGTGTCAGCAAATTGATCATTGATATTGGATGGCAGGCTGACCGTGCGGCATCAAACGCGGTGAACCAAAGCGAAATgtgccattttcaaaaattacATTCAGTGCAGTTAACTTCACAGCACCAGCTGGCTTGGCAAGCTGCTGATCCTGCTAAACAACGACATGAAtattcatttcacacatttcatgcCGTTTACACCCGGATGAGCGAGGAACACAGAGTTTCATGATAATTTGCCACGAAAAGTAATAAAAAcccattcagaaaaaaaaaaaaaaaaaagaggcttgtTTGGATTTCCTGTCCGCTCCGTCTCTCGCATGTGTTTCCTGCTTGTCTTTATGTTGCTCTTGAGAGGAAAAATCATGGCAATGATGTTAAATCTGCTGGCTGTGCTTTAATTCTGGCAGAGAGGCCGATTGCAGAAACTGAGCagtaaatctaaaaaaaaaaagaaggaggggGGGCAGTCTTTAGGATTCATTTTCTCAAGTGATTATGAGGTTAATTCTTCTTGTTGCGACAACAGCTCAGCACAACCCGACCTGGCCGAGCGCGCCGCCACCCATTACACAACCACACATGCTCATATCAATCACCGTCATTTTTCATGCTCTTCTCCAGGCAgcttgtaaaataaaaatatggtGGCGGGTTGTTATGATTCTGCTAGTGCACGCTTGCATTTTCGTGCTGGCACAATAAATCAGTTTGTTCTAATGATCTTCTGACTGGCTGAGCAGAATAGCTGGAGGTCATGAAGGTTTGTTGAGACACTTTGCcttcacttgttttatttttgcctcCATGatcttgtttctttctttctccacacCTTCTTTTTAATCTGCACAGACTCCTCAACTTCCTGACCTTTAAATCCAATCTGCCATGTTGTCCTTGCAAAccagtattttcactttttgatGCGTAAAAATGAAGTTGTTCCTCTTATTCGATATTTGTTAAATGTTAAACATGCATGTGGAAATCATGCAGACGCCTCAAGTCCACTTGAGACTCTGTGACTCCTATCTCTCGCTCCAAAAGATGCtccaaacaaaagcagaaaatataTACTAGTTACGTCACATCGCATACAGTGCACGTCTGATTCCAGGTGGAATGTACAGAACATTTCTACATGACAATAGCGGCGTTCTGTGTGTACGATGGTTCCAGACTGACGACACGAGAATCCTGTTAATCTGTTATGATTGGCCGACATAACAGCAGAGCGAAGATTACCCCTGCTCCTCCGGGTCACTTTCACCTGTAGTGCCGTGTCGCCGGTTAAATTAATAGGAAAACCCAAGTGGTGCGAGGAGAAGCGAGGAACTCAGCAGGGAGTTATGGAGGAAATTGAAAATACAGAAGCGATCcagcttcctgttctcctccctccttctcagTCCTCATCGCATCGTGGTTTTAATCGCTGTTATTCGAAGTTCGCGCAAACCCGCCGCGGCGCCTGAGCCTCTGACTTCAGATCTGCCCGATGACTCTGCGTTAAACCAAGCCGAATGCTGCCGTCTCTTTCTCCCCTCCACTGCTCACAGTTTATTTCCTGGGCGCTGCCCCTTTCAATCAGCGTCTACAGCTCAACAGAGGTTCCCCTCTGAATACGGCCTCTGGTATTAGATTTCATTTAGATCTCATTTACAACGCAGACGGAACGGCGAGAGCAGCTCCCCGTGCAGCCGTGTGATTACTGATGGCTTTCTATGGGAGGATGCTCATTTACCCGCCCCGTTGGCTCAGGTTACCGCAGCGGACGACCAGGTCCGGCCATTAGTCCACAAATCCAAAGCTTTTCCTTTAATGGGGCTTATTGTAGCAATTACCACTCCTTTGAGCCGCTGTGTGTTTGGGATACTTTGCCAGCAACATCAGGTCAGATTTCAGTGGAGGAACACGACACAAGCTGTTCCAAACCGACGCAGCTTTACTCCTGGTTTATGGTTTTATGTTtctgagagaggaaaaaaaaaaaaaaatcttgtcaAAGCTTAACCAAACCGCTTTAAAACACAGTGTGTGGCAGGAGATCTGTGCAGGGAGTGATTAAGTAGAGAGGAAAGATGGATcggataaaaaagaaaaagaaataatcagaTCGGGAAAAAAGAACATTGAGCAAGCAGGGGGCGTGATGGCAAAAACAACGcaaactttactgaaacacaaaactttacaAGTTAATGTTCTCAGAGACGCTGCTGGAAGCGGCTGTCCGTTTTTCTGCCCCCTTTTTAAAGCGATCTCGGTCATTTCAgcccttcctgctgcagctccagaggggaacacacacacacacgtaaattATAAAAGAAAGGGTGTAACGCAGACTACATTAAGCAGAAAATATGAGACCTGAATACATGTTGCAGGTGTATCCGTAGCAGAGTCTATTGATTTCGCTCTCAAAGTAAAAGAATATAACCCGCACCCGCTCACAATGCTATTTATTGCCTATAGATCCACTTTCTTTTGTCCAGTTAAAACTTGCTACTTCATGTATTTTATGGGTTTGGTCCATGTGGCTGGTAAATTCGATGTAATTGTGACGAGCTGGAGGGATTATATATTAATTTAAGACCATCAATACGGTTTTTATTCAGCGTTCATTAGACATATTAAACTTGTGCTTTCTCCACAgtaacacagagagagacactaATTGGTTCTGTTGCACTCTTGTGGAGCATATGCTGCATCTTCTGCTGTGAGAACTATTAAAGCAAAGTACTGAGCTGATAAGTGACTTTATGTGTCCCAGAAAGTTAAAGAAAATCTCTCGTTCACGTTTTTTCACATTAATTCCCTGTGCATCAAAATACACCAAATCTAAACGAACTTGAAACAAAAGTAATTATTTTCAAATGGGTCATTAATTTCCACGTTGATTATCTAACAGATTAAcatgaaacactgcagcagcaggccaaCAGACGATCTTCAGGAAACCTGTCAGTGGTCGTTGATATGTAAAACACATCCTGTGTCAGCAGAGTTAATTCttaaaaaagacagaagctTTGTGGTTCTTTCCATCTTTCAGTTTCACTTAAATCCGTCAACAGGAGCCGGCGGAGGTGTCAGCAAACAAACGCTTTATCAACACCCGCTGCTGTCAACACGCACACATCGCTTCCTCGCAAGTTCTCAAACCACTTTTCAGGAAGCGTTTCAGAAATTGGAGTAATTAATGTTTCTTTGTAGTGCGAGTGAACACGGGTGCGTGACAAATAGGGTTTGGCAAAATTAGCAAATTAAGAAGCTTGTGATAACTTGTTGGAGCagaaatccccccaaaaaaaccgtGGATCGAATTTGCTTAAATGAACACTTTATGTTTCGATTTGAAATGACATtaatgctttttgttgttgttttctttctttcctacAAACGATGACGGTTCCTCGAAATGTGACATGGTGCTTCcacaaaagagacatttcatcCAATAAAGATGATTTAAATGCAAAGAAACCTTCTTTTCTCTATTAAAACAGAAGTGAATTGTTTTGGGCTTCTGTCTAAAATGTATGTTAATACATTTAAGCAGCAATAACTGGGAAAAACGGGAAAAAAACACTTAGAATGTTCAAATTTACTGTGTAGAAATGAAACACTAGATGACACTTACACATCCAGTTCTACAATAATTCGATACAGGAACCACAAACCAACACTCAGTGTAACCAACTTCCTCACTACCTCAATCACTCAAAACCCTTTCGGAACATCTTTCATATCAGCCTGATGTGAGTCGATGTGACACTCAGTCCTCCATTAAATGtagaagaaaaacatcagggGATCACTTCCTTTCcggttttcttttcttggtgcattttctgtttctccATCGTTGTCTTCAAAATAATTAGTTCTTCTGTTGGATTCAAGTCAGCTGACAAATGCTGGCCCAGTCAGAGCTTTCACTTTTTGcttcttcagaaatgttttggatcgttgctggagtgtgtgtttttcctcttctgctgaGTTTTCGTGGCAAATTTGACATGCTTACAAGCTTTCTTTAACTCTGTCGATTGGCCAGTTTACAAAAAACAGTAATTACTGAACAGCAATGCAGCATCAAACACtgatattacattttcttcacatCAGATTTTATAAAAAGTAGAttgaatgtgaacattttcagattGTTCTCACCCTTTCTGCTGTAAAACAAAGGGACACACTTGGAGCTGTCAGTATGTCACTCACTACTACCTTTGCACGTTACTCTCACAAATTGTGACATATTAGCAACTACCAGACACactttttcaaaatgagaaacaattttcttttgttttctgtgaattTGAATCAAGTTTTGGAAGATGTTGCATTAATCCATTTAGAAGGAAGCCATTTTTATCTTTTAAGGCAGTGAAATATGGCGTCTTTCTCAATGACGACCTCTGAAGAGACAAATGATAACTCAGAAGAGATATATCACATCCTGCAAAGTGTCAACAGCAATTAAACAATGCCATTTATTCTTTGAGTTATGAAAGAATGTTTTCCCAACACTTTGCGAACGATGCTGTTTTTCACTCAGAATCCCTGAGATGAAGGCTGCACAGTGGAGACGAGGTTCTCAACCTCGACCTGGTGAGCGGTCCAATGTGTACGCCACCTGAAGCTCCACTTATAGCATGTTTATCAGacgctgtgagtgtgtgtctgtgtactcTTTAAACCAGTTGAACAAGACATTCCTCAGTCGGCTATTTGTGTGCTTGAAGCCACGTCCCGACCGGCCAGTGTCCCGACCCTTCGGCTGCAAGCTGGGTTACAGAGCGGTCAAAGCACTTAACCTGAGCGCCGCTGCTGCATAGAGCTCATTAGACTGGCCAGTCCAGCATACCAACGAAGGCCATCTCCGAAACCAGGTGTCAGCCACTCCTGACTCTGCCGTCTGACCCACAAAGCAGCTGGAAACTTCTCTGGAGCGAGACAAGGCGGCGAGTGGAAACACTGAGAATCGCCCCCTCTTTGTTGTGACGCCACTGGACTATAAAGGTAAAACAGTCAGTAATCAGCGTCGGCTCACCGCTGCACAGCGCAGACAGACAATTGCGCTTCTGTCTGGTCTCCAGACTTATTAATAGAGTGACTACGAGAGTGTCTGACCACATGTGAACTCAGACGTGCAGTGAAGTGTCTGCTGCCCAGACGAGACAAAACGCCAATGTTCCATGAAGAGACGTGTCTAAAGAACAtacccaggtgtgtgtgtgtgtgtgtgtgtgtgtgtgtgtgtgtgtgtgtgtgtgataacaGCTGCAATCTCCGTGGCACTGCTGATGTGTTATTTTTGGTGCAAACTGGCCATATTTCAGTGGGTGTGAGTCTGAAAACGGCCTTTTGTTCAGTCAAACTGTGTCTTTGAAAACTGTTCtgccaaaaaatatttttaaggtTTCTTTTAACAGGGTTCGTGAGTttataattaattaaaaaacctTATTCCAGCATTTTGATCGGACACAAAGTAATAAAAGCAAGTGAAAACAACTTTGTAGAAATTATGTAACCATCCAAGTTGGCCTTGACACTTATCCCACCAGAATTTAATATCTGTAGTCGTTCCTCAAGGCAACTGCTATCCCAACcagatatatgtatatttatttgGCCACCATAATTTGCCAATAGATCATGTTTATATGATATTATCACTAAATACAATATAATACCAGAATTACTCACACTCATCAGGTTGACTTTGTGAGAAGCATTTGAGCCAGCCTTGATATTCATACCAGGATTTGAACGGCTCCTCTGACACCTGCAGGTGTTTTCCTCTCTAACTGCTCCCATTATGTCTCTTTGTCTCGTTCCCCCAGATGAATATAACCCCTTTGTCCCCAAGCTGGAGAAGAGCGTCAGTGGAAGCAGCCCGTCCAGGGACCGTCTTCTCCTCACCATGACGATGCTCTTTCTGGCGGCTCTCTTCATCTCCTAGCAACGGCCATCCCATCAGCGTCACCATGCCAACTAGCCTTGGGAGGGTGTACAGTATCAGCgggtgggagagagaggaggggggtcgGCAGGGGGAGTGAGAAGCGAGACTTTGAAATGAGAGTTTTCAAACATCGCAGtgcaagtttgtgtgtgtgtgcgtgtgtgtgtgtgtgtgtgtgtgtgtgtgtgtgtgtgtgtgtgtgtgtttgcacagctgTGTGTTGGGTCGGTGTGGTTTTGGGCAGAGTTGAAAGACCTTCAGGCACTTGgtgacacagtctgaactgTATAGTCCATTAAAGTCGGCCTGCGCTCACAGGTGCAGGTGAGACGGagtctgtctgagtgtgtgtgtgtgtgtgtgtgtgtgtgtgtgtgtgtgtgtgtgtgtgtgtgtgtgtgtgtgtgtgtgtgtgtgtgtgtgtgtgtgagtctgcaggtgtgtgtctgcgtgtgtgtttgagcaaGCCACGGGTTGAGCTTGTTGAATCATGCGCGCCACACAAAGCATTTatacaggagaggagaggcgggCCTGACATCGAACCGAAAACCATTCGCAGACGTTTCCCTcggatctgattggctgttacTCTTCCTTAGGGCTAGTTGCCATAGTTTCTCGCAACAGGACTTAAACTGAACTCAAATGAA includes:
- the efna3b gene encoding ephrin-A3b, with the translated sequence MALIVLSLWVLTSLTWANPLQVSANRHSVYWNSSNIHLRREGYTMQVNVNDYLDIYCPHYNDTQRVVGTGEQYVLYMVSYRGYRNCDPQLGFKRWECNRPHAPHAPIKFSEKFQRYSAFSLGYEFHVGQEYYYISTPTHHHGRSCLRLRVYVCCSTASDVDDEPEPTEPDYTLRPGLKIDDIDEYNPFVPKLEKSVSGSSPSRDRLLLTMTMLFLAALFIS